The Plasmodium sp. gorilla clade G2 genome assembly, chromosome: 4 genome has a segment encoding these proteins:
- a CDS encoding reticulocyte binding protein homologue 5, putative, producing the protein MIRIKKKLILTIIYIHLFILNRLSFENAIKKTKNQENNLTLLPIKSTEEEKNDIKNGKDIKKEIDNDKENIKTNNIKDHSTYIKSYLNTNVNDGLKYLFIPSHNSFIKKYSVFNQINDGMLLNEKNDVKNNEDYKNVDYKNVNFLQYVFKELSNYNIADSIDIFQEKEGHLDFVIIPHYTFLDYYKHLSYNSIYHKYSTHGMYIGVDAFIKKINERYDQVKSKCNDIKNDLIGTIKKLEHPYDINNKNDDSYRYDISEEIDDKSEETDDETEEVEDSIQDTDSNHTPSNKKKNDLMNRTFKKMMNEYNTKKNKLIKCIKNHENDFNKICMDMKNYGTKLFQQISCYNNNFCNTNGIRYHYDEYILKIILSVKSKNLNKDLSDMTNILQQSELLLTNLNKKMSSHIYIDTIKFIHKEMKHILKRIEYHTKIINDKNKIIQDKIKLNIWRTFQKDELLKRILDMSNEYSLFITSDHLRQMLYNTFYSKEKHLNNIFHHLIYVLQMKFNDVPIKMEYFQTYKKNKPLTQ; encoded by the exons atgataagaataaaaaaaaaattaattttgaccattatatatattcatctgtttatattaaata GATTAAGTTTTGAAAatgcaataaaaaaaacgaaGAATCAAGAAAATAATCTGACGTTACTACCAATAAAGAGCactgaagaagaaaaaaatgatataaaaaatggaaaggatatcaaaaaagaaattgataatgataaagagaatataaaaacaaataatatcaaAGATCAttcaacatatataaaatcatatTTGAATACAAATGTAAATGATGgtttaaaatatttgtttattccTTCtcataattcttttataaaaaaatattctgtATTTAATCAAATAAATGATGGCAtgttattaaatgaaaaaaatgatgtgaaaaataatgaagactATAAAAATGtggattataaaaatgttaattttttacaATATGTTTTTAAAGAGTTATCTAATTATAACATTGCAGATTCTATTGATATTTTCCAAGAAAAAGAAGGACATTTGGATTTTGTTATAATACCTCATTATACTTTTTTagattattataaacatttatCTTATAATTCTATATATCATAAGTACTCTACACATGGAATGTATATAGGTGTAGATGCTTttattaagaaaataaatgaaagaTATGACCAAGTAAAAAGTAAATGTAATGATATAAAGAATGATTTAATTGGaactataaaaaaattagagcatccttatgatataaataataagaatgatgATTCCTATAGATATGATATATCTGAAGAAATCGATGATAAATCTGAAGAGACAGATGATGAAACCGAAGAGGTAGAAGATAGTATACAAGATACAGATAGTAATCATACTccttcaaataaaaaaaaaaatgatcttATGAATAGAACGTTTAAAAAGATGatgaatgaatataatacaaaaaaaaataaattaattaaatgtataaaaaatcaTGAGAatgattttaataaaatatgtatggatatgaaaaattatggTACAAAACTTTTTCAACAAATTTCATGttacaataataatttctGTAATACAAACGGAATAAGATATCATTATGATgaatatattcttaaaataatattatctgTTAAATCAAAAAACTTAAATAAAGACCTATCAGATATGACAAATATTTTACAGCAAagtgaattattattaaccaatttaaataaaaaaatgagttcccatatatatattgatacaataaaatttatacataAAGAAATGAAACATATTCTTAAAAGAATTGAATAtcatacaaaaataataaacgataaaaataaaataattcaagacaaaattaaattaaatatatggaGAACATTTCAAAAagatgaattattaaaaagaattttaGACATGTCAAAtgaatattctttatttattactaGTGATCATTTAAGacaaatgttatataatacattctattcaaaagaaaaacatttaaataatatatttcatcatttaatttatgtACTACAAATGAAGTTCAATGATGTCCCAATTAAAATGGAATATTttcaaacatataaaaaaaataaaccacTTACACAATGA